A single region of the Coregonus clupeaformis isolate EN_2021a chromosome 16, ASM2061545v1, whole genome shotgun sequence genome encodes:
- the zgc:158260 gene encoding protein FAM47A isoform X2, whose translation MTDKKFQIGPLETRTTLPAYPWYKEKLMTKCLKDAKNKHHLSGALDGRRWRFLNVGLDDFRDGYPTAGTKVFSQAQRGTSPSIFGMPSPTSLSDKTQWKRFSKEQACFSKKNPQQQAHREHVAAVEHKLKQHPLALYPHLEHGMPPEVICVLDPDMCVSRASAVTSPEKEEQADDCTEPCETIMQQSESEEEVREGPPVSAIMTDDFCAKNPYKGLQRKQSSAKEDQIVNFKRLRSPSQDEDIKKVTKLFCDWVTSLGGEKNNLTESTLLGLFVSGYEKKPSLTFPIQVVEPKNVPEDLRNSVEDLRRAHTCEDPLKDSEPYKSKPRTKRTKYGAWYLDTKTWKKRDADEPLRDPNVIPEDFEFPAQPSEMDDELKQMHGTQAFKQFIISKGLRVPRFLSTLFEEEEQDNRSRPDAAGSASTRKGSVPLGRFQ comes from the exons ATGACTGATAAAAAGTTTCAAATTGGACCACTGGAGACTAGAACGACGCTTCCTGCCTACCCTTG GTACAAGGAAAAGTTGATGACCAAATGTTTGAAAGATGCAAAGAACAAACATCATCTCTCAGGTGCTTTGGATGGCCGTCGTTGGCGTTTTCTAAATGTGGGACTTGATGACTTCAGAGATGGATATCCTACTGCTGGCACAAAGGTTTTCTCTCAGGCCCAGAGGGGCACGTCCCCTTCCATTTTTGGGATGCCAAGTCCTACATCTCTTTCTGATAAAACACAATGGAAGCGCTTCTCGAAAGAGCAGGCTTGCTTCTCTAAGAAGAATCCTCAGCAGCAGGCACACCGGGAGCAtgtggctgcagtggagcacaAACTCAAACAGCATCCTCTGGCTCTGTACCCACATTTAGAGCATGGCATGCCCCCAGAG GTGATATGTGTCCTGGATCCGGATATGTGTGTGAGCAGAGCTTCTGCAGTGACTTCACCAGAAAAAGAGGAGCAGGCGGACGACTGCACTGAGCCGTGTGAAACCATCATGCAGCAATCGGAGTCAGAGGAGGAAGTGAGAGAGGGACCACCTGTCAGTGCAATAAT GACGGACGATTTCTGTGCAAAGAACCCTTACAAAGGGCTGCAAAGAAAGCAGAGCAGTGCCAAGGAAGACCAGATAGTAAACTTCAAACGACTGCGCTCCCCATCTCAAGACGAGGACATCAAGAAAGTCACAAAGCTTTTCTGTGACTGGGTCACCTCATTG ggaggagagaagaaCAACCTGACTGAATCCACCCTACTGGGCCTGTTTGTCAGTGGGTATGAGAAGAAGCCATCCCTGACCTTCCCTATCCAGGTGGTTGAGCCTAAGAACGTGCCAGAGGACCTACGTAACTCTGTGGAGGACCTGCGCAGAGCCCATACCTGTGAGGACCCCTTAAAGGACTCAGAACCATACAAG AGCAAACCAAGAACTAAAAGGACCAAATATGGAGCATGGTACCTGGATACTAAAACATGGAAGAAAAGAGATGCTGATGAACCATTACGAGATCCCAATGTCATCCCTGAGGACTTTGAGTTTCCAGCACAACCAAGTGAAATG GATGATGAACTGAAACAGATGCATGGGACTCAAGCGTTCAAGCAGTTCATCATCAGCAAAGGGCTGAGGGTGCCTAGG TTTCTGAGTACTCTCTTTGAAGAAGAGGAGCAAGACAACCGATCAAGGCCAGATGCAGCAGGCTCGGCTTCAACACGGAAAGGGAGTGTTCCTTTAGGCAGGTTTCAATAG
- the zgc:158260 gene encoding protein FAM47A isoform X1, which yields MTDKKFQIGPLETRTTLPAYPWYKEKLMTKCLKDAKNKHHLSGALDGRRWRFLNVGLDDFRDGYPTAGTKVFSQAQRGTSPSIFGMPSPTSLSDKTQWKRFSKEQACFSKKNPQQQAHREHVAAVEHKLKQHPLALYPHLEHGMPPELFDQVICVLDPDMCVSRASAVTSPEKEEQADDCTEPCETIMQQSESEEEVREGPPVSAIMTDDFCAKNPYKGLQRKQSSAKEDQIVNFKRLRSPSQDEDIKKVTKLFCDWVTSLGGEKNNLTESTLLGLFVSGYEKKPSLTFPIQVVEPKNVPEDLRNSVEDLRRAHTCEDPLKDSEPYKSKPRTKRTKYGAWYLDTKTWKKRDADEPLRDPNVIPEDFEFPAQPSEMDDELKQMHGTQAFKQFIISKGLRVPRFLSTLFEEEEQDNRSRPDAAGSASTRKGSVPLGRFQ from the exons ATGACTGATAAAAAGTTTCAAATTGGACCACTGGAGACTAGAACGACGCTTCCTGCCTACCCTTG GTACAAGGAAAAGTTGATGACCAAATGTTTGAAAGATGCAAAGAACAAACATCATCTCTCAGGTGCTTTGGATGGCCGTCGTTGGCGTTTTCTAAATGTGGGACTTGATGACTTCAGAGATGGATATCCTACTGCTGGCACAAAGGTTTTCTCTCAGGCCCAGAGGGGCACGTCCCCTTCCATTTTTGGGATGCCAAGTCCTACATCTCTTTCTGATAAAACACAATGGAAGCGCTTCTCGAAAGAGCAGGCTTGCTTCTCTAAGAAGAATCCTCAGCAGCAGGCACACCGGGAGCAtgtggctgcagtggagcacaAACTCAAACAGCATCCTCTGGCTCTGTACCCACATTTAGAGCATGGCATGCCCCCAGAG TTGTTTGATCAGGTGATATGTGTCCTGGATCCGGATATGTGTGTGAGCAGAGCTTCTGCAGTGACTTCACCAGAAAAAGAGGAGCAGGCGGACGACTGCACTGAGCCGTGTGAAACCATCATGCAGCAATCGGAGTCAGAGGAGGAAGTGAGAGAGGGACCACCTGTCAGTGCAATAAT GACGGACGATTTCTGTGCAAAGAACCCTTACAAAGGGCTGCAAAGAAAGCAGAGCAGTGCCAAGGAAGACCAGATAGTAAACTTCAAACGACTGCGCTCCCCATCTCAAGACGAGGACATCAAGAAAGTCACAAAGCTTTTCTGTGACTGGGTCACCTCATTG ggaggagagaagaaCAACCTGACTGAATCCACCCTACTGGGCCTGTTTGTCAGTGGGTATGAGAAGAAGCCATCCCTGACCTTCCCTATCCAGGTGGTTGAGCCTAAGAACGTGCCAGAGGACCTACGTAACTCTGTGGAGGACCTGCGCAGAGCCCATACCTGTGAGGACCCCTTAAAGGACTCAGAACCATACAAG AGCAAACCAAGAACTAAAAGGACCAAATATGGAGCATGGTACCTGGATACTAAAACATGGAAGAAAAGAGATGCTGATGAACCATTACGAGATCCCAATGTCATCCCTGAGGACTTTGAGTTTCCAGCACAACCAAGTGAAATG GATGATGAACTGAAACAGATGCATGGGACTCAAGCGTTCAAGCAGTTCATCATCAGCAAAGGGCTGAGGGTGCCTAGG TTTCTGAGTACTCTCTTTGAAGAAGAGGAGCAAGACAACCGATCAAGGCCAGATGCAGCAGGCTCGGCTTCAACACGGAAAGGGAGTGTTCCTTTAGGCAGGTTTCAATAG